The Musa acuminata AAA Group cultivar baxijiao chromosome BXJ2-2, Cavendish_Baxijiao_AAA, whole genome shotgun sequence genome contains the following window.
GTTACTAGAAACACATAATGATGCAAGAAGTTGATCATCAAATTTTGTTAGCAAATCCATAAAACAGCCTCTCCTATGAGGAATGCTTCTTTCTCAAGTTTACCGACGATTTGAATCACCAAACAAAGCATATATGCACAAATATATCCCTGACCAAACTTTAAGTTGTGATTTAATCATATTGAAATTTCCAAGAAAAGATTATTTGCCTCTTCTCCAGTGAACAAACAACAGTGATGACCATAACTTTATGTCCATGTCTGCCCTTTTGTCTTCTTTATGTTTTGTCTCATCTAACATAACCTGAATGTATTCATTGCAAACACTATCATTCCAACTAGTCCATGTTCACATCATTCTTTTCTGCTAGTCAAACTTTTTTTATGTTCTCACACTAGTAGTTCTCATAATAATATTTCGATATCTTCCTTGTATAATGGATAGCCCTCCATGATGTCTTTTATTTGCTAATCATATTATTTTAGTTAAAAGTTTGaatgaaattaattttaaacttAAGTTATCGAGACAAACCTTTTTCAAGGTTTTAAATTAAGTCAGACAGAGAATTTAGTAATACCAAGTGAAGAACTGAGGATATAGTAGATTGGATTAATAAGAATTTCTAATAAGTAAAAATTTCAAGTATTTTGGACCGATTACTCAACAGTCAATGATATGGAGGTATTTATAAAGATaacattcatagagtaaaaactaGATAGTTAAAGCGGAGAAGGATGTTAGAAATTTTGTGTGATCACATGATATCTTTTTAGATTTGACAAAAAATTATAAACAACTGATAAACCAATGATGGCTTATGGATTTGCTTATTGGTTTAGAAGCAATACATGCAAAAATGTTTATATCGTTGAGACaagaatattgagatggatgtgtagaattaatagaaaaaaaataaaaagatagatATTGCTCAACAAtgacaaaagattcatgtaaccAACCCAACCTAAATAGTTAGGACATTCTTTGGACCTCCACAAAGCATTTAAGATTGCGACGTCTCAATAGAAATGGTCATTTACTAAAGTCATTTTCAACTGTACTACATTTTTAATCACCAGATTTGGTGGAAAGATTTGTTACTCTTCCTCTTTCAAGGTACCAAGGTCCTCCGACCACAATAGTGTTGTCAATCAAGAAAAAGTGCATGACCATTTTCTACTTGATCAACTAGTTTAtgcatataaatataattaaaacgcTTGGCATATTTTAAATGATATCACCTTTTAGTGGGAAGCTCTGGAAACATACATGTCACTAATAACCCCATTTTTTGGCTACTGCCATAAGGAACAGACTAAAATATTAATAAGTTGCGGGTTACCTTACCGTTAATTTTTGTATAGTTCTTTGTTGCAATTTCCTCTGTGCCTGCACCAACCCTGGTACCATGTTTCCTAGTGCGCAAATCATCGGACTTATCAAGCCTGGAATCATGGGTCTCCCCCTCCTTGTTGCTGCCCCTCTCACTTCCATCCTTGTAATAACTATTTTCTCTCCTGCTCGATGTCTTTTCTGACTTCTCCTTCACTGAGTCATTCTTCCCTCCACGATCCTCACCCCTTACATCCGAAACCTCATGCCTTCTGCTTGAACTGGCCTTGGAATCAGAAGCCTTCGATCTTGAACTATTTTCCAAAACATGTCCAAATTCCTCACCTTTCCACCTCTTGTGGTCATCCTCCTGACCACCGTTCCACCGATCAGCAACCACCACCACCTCGTCCTCTCTTGCTTTCCGCTTCTTCTCCCCAGAGGTATCCCCATTGCTAGAACTCATCACCTCTTTCCCAGCGTTCTCATTCGAGAGCCTTCGCTTCTCCGGCTCCAAATCCCTAGAAACCCTCGCTCCCGATATTGCGGTCGATTCCTCGTCCCTGGTCCTCCTCTCCCGTGGACTCTCAAACTCCTCGGAGTCGGACCGGTCCCTCGAGTGCTTGTGCGACCGGTGGGATCTATGCCGTGAACCCCGCGGCATGTTTGCGCAGCCCACGAAACCCTAATTCAAGAAATGACCGAACGAGCGATCAGAATCCTCCGACAAGCAAAACAACCCCTCAAAGAACGCGCCTTCCGCACGATATTCATCCGAATCAGATCTACGGGCCAGGAATCCACGGCGGCCACCGCGAGTGAGCGGATCGACGGCCACTACAGCGGCGAGGCGACGAGATCGGAAAACAAGAGAACAAGAATACGCTCCAAGAAAGGGCAGGAGATCGATGGGGGAGAAGGGAAGGAACGGATGCGGCTGTGTCGGCGGCGCGGCAgcggacgagagagagagagagagaggaaaaaaaaaaaaaagaaaagaagaagaggggagaaatggaaacGAGACGACAGGGGCGGCGACGAGATGCAATGGAGGGGAGACGGTGGAAACTCTTCTGACAGAACTACCCTTGAGATCGTAGGGTCTTACAAACGATTTACaatgttcataaaacaaaaaggtTAAGGGTAAATTAGAAATTTCGGGTATTTAGTGACCGGTTTGCGGTAGTTCCATGGTGATAAATACGGCCTTTTTCAACTCGAAGTAAACAGTACAAGAACAACATTTACATAACCTTCTATTTCTGCTCGATCTTTACGCCACCGAGCTGAGACCGACCCGGGTTGGGTAAGGCAAAGTAGTTGGTTGATTCCATGGGTTTAGATTTAGAGTGGGTATCGTCGAGTAGGCATCGTCCAACCTGGTCCGGACCAAGATTAGGAAATTGCCGCCGCATGCCGCCGGATGTTCTATTTGGCTAGTAGGATCAAAGGATCGAACACCGACGTGGCTGCGAAATCGAATCGGTTTGATGCAATTGACACAATTATAAGGGACTTTATCTTGAGGTTCCATCATAGGGCATTTTGTTTCTAATGGCAAAAAAGGTATATTTAACCACATCTTATACATGtgactttcatgcaagaaagctcCCTCTTTAGATTGAAATACGTATTTAAAAAGTATAAatgaataattttgagtttttttacACAGAAACCCGGCATCACGGTCAATGACTTGAATAATGACATCAAAGTTTCACGATATCTAATTATGAGAAAACCCTGTTAAAATCTTAGCGGCGACGATTAACAAAATTGCGGAACCATCATGAACTTTTCATGCACAAAAAACTGTGTAGAACCCTACTTATTCACTTTAAAATTAATAAAGCATTAAAAGGCAAATCTTAAATGGCTAGCTGATTACTCAAAGCTAAAGTCTGGTCCAAAGTCCAAACAAACCAATCATTCCAAACAAAAAATTGGCTGTTACAACGAAAGAAGAGTTACCGAGCCACTCGATGACCCCAATTTATGATATTATGATTGTGCACCACTGCAATCAAGGGATGCATGTTCATGCCAGATCCCATTTATGTTGGATTGCCACAACCTAACCATGCCATCACTGCCAGTTGATGCTAAAGTCATACCGCCCATGTCCCACTCAAGTTGCCAAACCTACACAAGCGAAAACCAAGAAGATCAATTCTCAAAGTGCTGAAACTGCAGCTTATCCAATGACAGTAAAAGGCTTAGGTACGGGACGGCAACAGAAGCAgcttctgagattcaataataccaAGCCCAGAATTCAACACGGCATCAACGCTCTAGGTCTTAGCAATAGAAAATATAGGCAACAGAGGGTTTTCACAAAATTACAGGAAAATAACTGAAAGTACGATGTCTTCGTGGAATTAAAAGTCTATGTACTAGACAAGTCAGTCAGGGTTCAAATCCTATCCTGATCCACTGGATCTTCAATACCCTTACCCTGTATCAAAACCTTTGAGAAATTGAGAATGACCAAAAAAATTGGCTGGGAAGTAGATGGAACCGATCTACCTAGTGACATCCTGAAGGATCCTCGGACTTGTAGCTAATAAAATGTCAGCTATCAGTAGACATAAAATTTTAGTTGTGGAAAGCAACGATTGAAGTATAGTCAAACCTTAACCTGCATTGCAACTTTAGCTGAAACAAACAACAGATGAACATTCTCCAACATAAACAAACAACATGGTAAACCATTGTATACCTCACCATCATGCCCGGGAAGTAATGCAACCTTTTCGGTTGTAGGTCTTCCATTGGATTCAGGATCCAAGAGTACATGCCATATTGCAATACCTTTGCAAGTTGCAACAGCTATAACTTCAAATGGCCTACAAGTTTATAAATTCATCTATCAAAAGATGTCATTTACGACCAActatataaaacttaaaaatattcaaatcatCAGCGGCAGTAATTTAAGAAGATGAAAAttttttgatattgtgaagaaactaTGGTATCAAATATATCTTGGTTACACCAACCGATAAGTTTGTTGAGATTCAGATCATTTAgagttcaaatttttttatggCATACTTGGTTAACTAGCATATAAATCAAGTGTTCATTGCATCATAGACATTCATCACTAGTAAGAACCAAGGAGAAGAAAACTCCAGCACTATAACAAATCTTGCCAAATTAACAGTCAAAAAAGAACAACCAACATCACTATCACGCTAGCTATTACAATAAATAGCATTAGCTATTGACGAAAGAAAATGTATACGTATCTAAAATTCTAAATTGACAtggtgttaaattattaaaaaaatcgatATAACACTTCATGTCCACACCATGTAAATGAGAGCGGATTAACTTTACaggcttaaaaaggaaaacattaCCTGCCTATGTTCGGAGCCCAGGCTACAGCATGCACCATATCACTATCATCTCCAGGTAAAGCTAGCTCAGCAACTGGTATCCAGCGCTGATGAGCCTCGTCAAACTCCCAAATCTATTGAAAAACCAATTTCAAGGGCTCAAGCAATTAGTCATCTCAACTAGCATATGATCTTTCAACAAGcttttattataaaaatgaagATATAAACAGGTCCAAAGATGAAAATTTTTGAGTGATAAAATAAAACCACTGCCTGCTCAAGGACTACTAACCTAAAAGTAACAAAAATTCAATAAGTAAGGATCTTTCAAAAGCCATTTAGAAGATAAGTTCAGAATTCATGCAATGAAGCAAATAACACACTGTTTATAATTTTAGTAGTGCTTGCTACGCAATCTTATCAGAGACCATGCAGAAAAAGCCTTGCAATGATTGTGCAAAATACAAACACCAACAAACCAATTCAACCcaagtattaaaaaaaaaaaaaaaaactgtctcCACATCTTCTATATAAGACTACTCAATACTCCTTCCATTACACATTTAACTCtttaaaaccaagtgagtcaaaTATACATCTGAGAGCAATCACCAAGTCTAGAGCCTGAACTTTGCAGACAACTCTGTGAATGGTTTTCCACTCTTGTTTCTGTCTCTTTAATAAATGGCACTCTATGCCTCTACCATCCAATGCACTTATTGTCTGTACCACCCTGCATACACTCTCTAGCTATcagaaataaatcatataaagaCATAGATGTTACCATCACTTACCAAAATCTCCCAGAGTTTCAAAGGCGTACAGATACCTTCAATACCCTTTGACCACATGACTCATTATAAAAATCATCCTCCAGCTTTTACAGAGATATAAATTTtcacacatagagagagagagagggagagtaaAAGGTCTTTGACTACATGACTCATTATAAAAATCATCCTCCAGCTTTTACAGAGATATAAATTTTCACACACAcaaacatagagagagagagagagagggagagtaaAAGGTGTAAGtcaagttagagtcctaacatgaaAAATTGAGTCCTCAATTGCATCACTTCAATATCAATCATGGAGGGTACCATAAAGACAGCTTTAAACATGCTCTATAAcaacattaaaaaatatttagaaacCAAGATTCGTGTAATTTGCATGTTTTTGTGATTTCATCAAACTAATACAAAATGAATGGTGTAAAAAAAATTTTCATGCATGACTTTGTGATTTAGACAAATGGATGGTCCAAAACCAAGGACAAATCTCCTTAAAACCACCCAACCAAGCAAAAGGCCGATATGTAGATTTAAAACCAGAGCTTTACTTATCACAGATACGCTCTTGGACAGCAACAATTCTGCTTAACACACACTATCAAGGTTTAAAACATCAATCCAATACCATTTTTGACGCATTATCAGACTGGTATAGGTACAGTgatatcattaaaaataaaaagaatgaacACAAACCACTACCGAACTATATGGGTCCAATACCGATACTTAATCAAACCATATCTGAAACCATTATACAGATAAAAAAAATGCACTAACTGGCCAACCATAATGATAGACAGTGTTTCGACCATCTCaagtattaaaattttaagaatataGTCAATGATCTCTACTGGATTCAAATTCAATGTTTGCACAAATGTTGCTAGTATTTTACAAACCTTGGATGAATTGAACTGAGGGAGATCAGAACTGAAACCAAGGACAAAACTACACTGTTGGCCTTCACCTCTTTGGGGATTCCAAGCGATGGATGCAGATGAGCATGATACTTTTCCAAATCTGGAAACAGAATCAAGCACATTCTGGAACTCTGCCTGTCATTAAAATACAACAAAATAGTTTCAACACAAATTATAATAAACTATCGCAGTTGCTTGATCTGCATAGATAATCTCATAAGTTATCATACATAAACACAATGTACCAAAATTGAGTAATGACTACCGCATTCCTTCATCTACTTAaaacagaaatatatatatacagaggAATAGCAAAATATTCTAGGAGCAAAATGTGGTTTCAACTGGACAAGATATGGATTGCATTCCCTTAAGGCCTAATCTACTAAAAAACACTAGAATTTCTGCAGTCATGAAGACCAATTACCAAATAAGAGTGCAAGCGCACATGAGACTTAGGATCCACAACTTAATACTACCACTACTTAGTTGATGTGCTTAGTAGAACACATCAAAGAAAATGTGCTGTGTATATGCCTTGACAACAGAATTCTtttcatttataaaataatatacagAAAATCATAACATATCATTAAGTAACTAATAACAGCATAAGATTCAAAAATTGGAAAAGATGATTTAAGCAGAAAAAATGTGAAAATCCAGTTGATCAAAATCAAACCTGTGAAGCAAACCACTAGTTCAAATGTTTGAAACAGTGCTAACAAAAGAGAATAATACAGAAGGAGATCAAGAATCAAGAATAACAAAAGCTTGTTGTCAACAAGATCAAAAGGGAAAGAGTGCTCTCTTTTATCAGCAAGTACATCTTGCTATATTCTCTTGCCATTCAAAGTAGTCAGAAAAAAGGCCCACTGAAATATCAACATATTCAAGTAGAGAACAAATAGACCAAATCACATACTGCCACATCCTGGATCATCATAATAGCTTACCAAGGCAATGATGATTAGCTTGTCCAAGAGGATATTCACCACAGCAGGCCCTGATACATGGCCCAAACTACTAAAGTAGGTAGCCAATGCCAGAAAATTCAATGAACCTCCAATTTCCCTTTTAATTGTCTATTGTTTACTGAAGTCTTCAAACAGTTTACCA
Protein-coding sequences here:
- the LOC135605485 gene encoding protein SEH1-like isoform X2, with protein sequence MEREVARLGKGAICCGWNYCGLRLAVGFVDGSISIHDSLDSGSTSSASPSSSSKWKAHASSVLNVVWAPPECGDAIACICNDGTFSLWEETGEDTEHPTWKLCKLFESSGSPVLDLQFGVFSTSLKMVAACSDGYVKVYELLDPLEFNKWQLQAEFQNVLDSVSRFGKVSCSSASIAWNPQRGEGQQCSFVLGFSSDLPQFNSSKIWEFDEAHQRWIPVAELALPGDDSDMVHAVAWAPNIGRPFEVIAVATCKGIAIWHVLLDPESNGRPTTEKVALLPGHDGEVWQLEWDMGGMTLASTGSDGMVRLWQSNINGIWHEHASLDCSGAQS
- the LOC135605485 gene encoding protein SEH1-like isoform X1 produces the protein MEREVARLGKGAICCGWNYCGLRLAVGFVDGSISIHDSLDSGSTSSASPSSSSKWKAHASSVLNVVWAPPECGDAIACICNDGTFSLWEETGEGSKSTDTEHPTWKLCKLFESSGSPVLDLQFGVFSTSLKMVAACSDGYVKVYELLDPLEFNKWQLQAEFQNVLDSVSRFGKVSCSSASIAWNPQRGEGQQCSFVLGFSSDLPQFNSSKIWEFDEAHQRWIPVAELALPGDDSDMVHAVAWAPNIGRPFEVIAVATCKGIAIWHVLLDPESNGRPTTEKVALLPGHDGEVWQLEWDMGGMTLASTGSDGMVRLWQSNINGIWHEHASLDCSGAQS